In a genomic window of Rhopalosiphum maidis isolate BTI-1 chromosome 4, ASM367621v3, whole genome shotgun sequence:
- the LOC113549216 gene encoding uncharacterized protein LOC113549216, with amino-acid sequence MFENKLITVLYILTIIVFICWFCLQLGSLEPNSNQIQTDNSIDNSDLQQSDSVPLNTVLNDLDYENIYNDYNALHTPPRQTNNAAQASRINVSTPQATIVPLSSSLNYAELNTFNFAPFSRSPLDDPPPSYDETTRAW; translated from the exons atgtttgaaaataagcTTATTACGGTGCTGTATATtctaacaattattgtatttatatgttggTTTTGTCTGCAATTAGGCAGTTTAG aaCCTAATTCAAATCAAATTCAAACGGATAACAGCATCGATAACAGTGACCTACAACAAAGTGATTCAGTGCCATTAAATACTGTTTTAAACGATTTGGATTATGAAAATATCTATAACGACTATAACGCGTTGCATACACCACCTCGTCAGACAAATAATGCTGCACAAGCATCTAGAATTAACGTTTCCACACCACAAGCCACAATTGTACCGTTGAGTTCTAGTTTAAATTACGCGGagcttaatacatttaatttcgcTCCATTTTCAAGATCTCCGCTCGATGATCCACCGCCTTCATACGACGAGACGACGAGGGCGTGGTGA
- the LOC113548516 gene encoding uncharacterized protein LOC113548516 isoform X3, with amino-acid sequence MTCLRTVEYLMYNDTLISNDELNQIQMSNDRHAINSDRQNSSILLNVLNDLEYENIYNLSYTQPRRPNNVAQTSSRIIVSTPQATVVPSSSSLNYAELSTSNFASFPRFPPDDPPPSYEECMASSWCATSR; translated from the exons ATGACCTGTCTCCGTACTGTCGAGTACTTAATGTATA atGATACTTTAATATCAAACGACGAgttaaatcaaattcaaatgtCTAATGACAGACACGCGATCAACAGCGATCGACAAAATTCTTCAATCCTATTAAATGTCTTAAACGATTTGGAGTATGAAAACATCTATAATCTGTCGTATACTCAACCTCGTCGGCCAAATAATGTGGCACAAACATCATCTAGAATTATCGTTTCCACCCCACAAGCCACAGTTGTACCGTCGAGTTCTAGTTTAAATTACGCGGAGCTTAGTACGTCTAACTTTGCTTCGTTTCCAAGATTTCCGCCCGACGATCCACCGCCTTCATACGAAGAGTGCATGGCGAGTTCATGGTGTGCAACATCTCGCTAA
- the LOC113548516 gene encoding uncharacterized protein LOC113548516 isoform X1 — MKEENIFALLYILTIFLFFFVCFWRTCHTTDDTLISNDELNQIQMSNDRHAINSNRQNSSIPLNVLNDLEYENIYNPSYAQPRQPHNAAQSSRINVSTPQATTVPLSSSLNYAELNTSNFASFSRFLLDDPPPSYEECMARSCPTSRFIHSY; from the exons ATGaaagaagaaaatatttttgcattgCTGTATAtactaactatttttttatttttttttgtgtgtttttgGCGAACATGCCATACTACag ATGATACTTTAATATCAAACGACGAgttaaatcaaattcaaatgtCTAATGACAGACACGCGATCAACAGCAATCGACAAAATTCCTCAATCCCATTAAATGTCTTAAACGATTTGGAATATGAAAACATCTATAATCCGTCGTATGCTCAACCTCGGCAGCCACATAATGCTGCACAATCGTCTAGAATTAACGTTTCCACTCCACAAGCCACAACTGTACCATTGAGTTCTAGTTTAAATTACGCGGAGCTTAATACATCTAATTTCGCTTCGTTTTCAAGATTTCTGCTCGACGATCCACCGCCTTCATACGAAGAGTGCATGGCGAGGTCATGTCCAACATCTCGCTTTATCCATTCATATTGA
- the LOC113548516 gene encoding uncharacterized protein LOC113548516 isoform X2: MTEENNIIFLYLLIIFLFFFWCFWQAFRTTNDTLISNDELNQIQMSNDRHAINSDRQNSSILLNVLNDLEYENIYNLSYTQPRRPNNVAQTSSRIIVSTPQATVVPSSSSLNYAELSTSNFASFPRFPPDDPPPSYEECMASSWCATSR, encoded by the exons ATGacagaagaaaataatatcatattcctgtatttactaataatttttttattttttttttggtgttttTGGCAAGCATTCCGTACTACaa atGATACTTTAATATCAAACGACGAgttaaatcaaattcaaatgtCTAATGACAGACACGCGATCAACAGCGATCGACAAAATTCTTCAATCCTATTAAATGTCTTAAACGATTTGGAGTATGAAAACATCTATAATCTGTCGTATACTCAACCTCGTCGGCCAAATAATGTGGCACAAACATCATCTAGAATTATCGTTTCCACCCCACAAGCCACAGTTGTACCGTCGAGTTCTAGTTTAAATTACGCGGAGCTTAGTACGTCTAACTTTGCTTCGTTTCCAAGATTTCCGCCCGACGATCCACCGCCTTCATACGAAGAGTGCATGGCGAGTTCATGGTGTGCAACATCTCGCTAA